From a region of the Vanessa atalanta chromosome 13, ilVanAtal1.2, whole genome shotgun sequence genome:
- the LOC125068179 gene encoding uncharacterized protein LOC125068179 — MNLIKSFYEISNNRTILFMIVLLSLKLCSPQDLSEDFNEDIVDSDISMVVAVNKAKITRNAASPCRLSELLCDTGQCISLDKFCNGEDDCGDKSDEPKACSPCNKTYMGDVGRTYELEVRRPREDHLPFVCHLNFTANGGNYGDIIQLTFDTFTVGKFVSFTSDGCPDGHMTIVERSPSPPTGQWCGSAWGYTVYFSESDSINMTLRLDRLSQQGVGYNFDFKLAYKFLRRSEARLRYGNVTLGAWRGERVQGTYCDRILSDCDLRACRIQSPNFPGVYPRNATCTYRIEHTKIPADKHVLLTVRQTNSHKIHIKDQIVKYDRSQRVLKIWDQCNVVQDYLTVWDGPTRDSPVLVRLCGGDAVPDIVSRGPNMLLEFHTSPYDNPFHPVPLSYLPGFELEVQVLYVDKDSHSYVTPDGRCRFVLRSSDKTSGVLRNPRHSLPPNTSCVYYFQGRPNEIVWVSFVKYHAAGTEPAGFDQQKDCSSQLTIWDGAAPDADLDRKLDMSDKKSLLGSFCREESPRLCDHALLSNATRATRPCAPTESYITTGPALTILQELRQGSALYPVSFLLRYEFVDVSEQGQPLADSQSACDRVFKSALTYSGRFQAPRAIFYYGRGGAQNLTCILRFEAKHGERIQLTFTNTYFGNKICSTHKDSRTSRWKCDRPTRRIIGGEGLAQIIITEYPWEGIPIERDCLCTNRSEPLNVHTLTAPVVEVNFTVTMMNITEDYDDFAFEGEYKFIPTGPGDESICSTGWGERRLRGSSGEIRLYDKREVSIAPEIVGDRNVISESVRAEVACVHRPWLIEPGGDEVIPMQGRYLYVKVPGYEITSNSPFCPTPNRLYIYEARDTNLYREICPDISSSLELYSPGWKSAQTTIESSLKPHARSYVIDFLQHEQADYSIKWIEIMKKPSIEHDPETNILLVSATLDCRYNCPELNACIPLTLWCDGSAHCPSGYDEDDSNCSFKLSLPPPYVAAAAGVGLLICAIAIALCACKRRRRKDKEFKARLDGALPPEERPYDRAKTNGVPEAARQYATVQKYATIDKYSLSQKYSAGLNDARYYDEVAQRDKLADTRYASLGRAGRNIRTENNRGNGSRRPMPDLSYPDLKDGFC, encoded by the exons cgTGCAACAAAACTTACATGGGAGATGTCGGTCGAACATATGAGTTGGAAGTGCGCAGGCCGAGAGAAGACCACTTACCATTCGTTTGTCACCTAAACTTCACTGCTAATGGTGGTAACTATGGGGATATTATACAG CTAACATTCGACACGTTCACAGTGGGTAAGTTCGTGTCGTTCACCTCCGATGGGTGTCCAGACGGACACATGACGATTGTGGAGAGGAGTCCCTCGCCACCCACTGGTCAGTGGTGCGGCTCAGCGTGGGGTTACACGGTGTACTTCAGCGAATCAGACTCTATTAACATGACACTAAGATTGGACAGACTTAGTCAACAG GGTGTGGGGTACAATTTCGACTTCAAGTTGGCGTACAAGTTTCTAAGACGGAGTGAGGCGCGCTTGCGGTACGGTAACGTGACACTAGGGGCGTGGAGGGGTGAACGCGTTCAAGGCACCTACTGCGACCGCATACTCAGCGACTGCGATCTACGCGCTTGTCGCATTCAGTCGCCTAACTTTCCTGGTGTATATCCACGTAATGCGACATGTACTTATCGCATCGAGCACACaaag aTACCCGCAGATAAACACGTTCTGCTGACGGTACGGCAAACGAACAGTCACAAAATACATATCAAAGATCAGATCGTTAAATACGATAGAAGCCAGCGAGTTCTCAA GATATGGGATCAATGTAACGTGGTTCAAGATTATCTCACAGTATGGGATGGTCCGACCCGGGATTCCCCTGTCCTTGTACGTCTTTGCGGTGGGGACGCTGTACCGGATATAGTTAGCAGAGGACCAAATATGTTACTGGAATTTCATACTTCACCTTATGACAACCCGTTTCATCCAGTTCCTTTGAGCTATTTGCCCGGTTTCGAGCTTGAAGTTCAG GTGTTGTACGTGGACAAAGACTCGCACTCGTACGTGACTCCGGACGGTCGCTGTCGATTCGTTTTACGCTCCTCCGACAAGACGAGTGGCGTGTTGAGGAATCCGCGACACTCCTTACCTCCGAATACctcttgtgtttattattttcaa GGTCGTCCAAACGAAATAGTATGGGTGTCGTTTGTGAAATATCACGCAGCGGGCACTGAGCCTGCGGGGTTCGATCAACAAAAGGACTGTTCCTCGCAACTCACGATATGGGACGGGGCGGCACCGGATGCTGACCTGGACAGAAag TTGGATATGAGTGACAAAAAGTCGCTTCTGGGTTCCTTTTGCCGGGAAGAATCTCCGCGACTATGTGATCACGCCTTGCTGTCTAACGCCACACGAGCTACGAGACCTTGCGCGCCAACCGAGAGCTACATAACCACTGGACCAGCCCTTACAATATTGcag GAATTGCGTCAGGGTTCGGCGTTGTATCCTGTCTCGTTTCTACTACGGTACGAGTTTGTAGATGTGAGCGAGCAAGGACAACCTTTAGCGGACTCTCAATCAGCATGCGATAGGGTTTTCAAGTCAGCGCTCACATATTCAGGAAGATTTCAAGCCCCACGTGCCATATTCTATTATGGAAGAGGTGGAGCTCAGAATCTTACTTGTATTTTAAG ATTTGAAGCAAAACACGGTGAAAGAATACAACTAACTTTTACTAATACTTATTTCGGAAATAAGATTTGTAGCACTCATAAAGATTCTCGAACTAGTCGATGGAAGTGCGATAGACCGACGAGAAGGATTATTGGCGGCGAGGGTCTAGCTCAAATTATCATTACCGAATATCCTTGGGAAGGCATTCCAATTGAAAGGGACTGTTTATGTACAAATCGATCAGAACCTTTAAATGTTCATACGTTAACAGCTCCTGTTGTTGAAGTAAATTTTACCGTTACTATGATGAATATAACAGAAGATTATGACGATTTTGCATTTGAGGGAGAATACAAATTTATTCCAACGGGACCTGGTGATGAATCTATTTGTTCGACTGGTTGGGGTGAGAGGCGCTTAAGAGGTAGCAGTGGGGAAATCAGATTATATGATAAAAGGGAAGTTTCTATTGCACCAGAAATTGTTGGGGACCGAAATGTTATATCAGAGAGTGTGAGAGCTGAAGTCGCTTGCGTTCACAGGCCATGGTTGATAGAACCTGGGGGTGATGAAGTCATTCCAATGCAAGGAAGATATCTATATGTAAAAGTTCCTGGATATGAAATAACTTCGAACTCTCCATTTTGCCCTACCCCTAACcgcctatatatatatgaagcACGAGACACTAATTTATACAGAGAAATTTGTCCCGACATTTCCAGTTCTTTGGAACTATATTCTCCAGGATGGAAATCTGCTCAAACGACAATAGAATCGTCACTAAAACCGCACGCCCGAAGTTACGTTATAGATTTCTTGCAACACGAACAAGCTGACTATTCAATCAAGTGGATAGAAATTATGAAGAAGCCTTCGATTGAACACGATCCAGagacaaatattttacttgtctCTGCTACTCTTGATTGTCGTTACAA ctGCCCGGAATTAAACGCTTGTATTCCCTTAACGTTATGGTGCGATGGTAGTGCTCATTGTCCTTCAGGTTATGATGAAGATGATTCAAATTGTTCCTTCAAATTATCATTACCACCACCCTATGTAGCAGCGGCTGCTGGGGTCGGTCTTCTGATATGCGCTATAGCTATTGCCCTCTGTGCTTGTAAGAGAAGACGAAGGAAAGACAAAGAATTTAAAGCAAGACTTGATGGTGCATTACCACCAGAAGAAAGACCTTATGATCGAGCCAAAACTAACGGTGTACCAGAAGCAGCGAGACAGTATGCAACCGTACAAAAATATGCTACAATAGATAAATACAGTTTAAGTCAAAAATATAGTGCCGGTTTAAACGATGCGAGATATTATGATGAAGTTGCACAAAGAGACAAACTTGCGGACACGAGATATGCTAGTTTAGGTCGAGCCGGGCGTAACATTagaactgaaaataatagaggCAACGGCTCCAGAAGACCGATGCCAGATTTAAGTTACCCCGACCTCAAAGATGGCTTCTGTTGA